A single genomic interval of Candidatus Tanganyikabacteria bacterium harbors:
- a CDS encoding HAD family phosphatase, translated as MPIRGVVFDMDGVLIDAKDWHFEALNRALSLFGYAINRYDHLVTFDGLPTRKKLEMLTLERGLPRALHGFLNDLKQVYTMEIVNARCKPVFQHEYALSSLKATGFRLAVASNAVRKSVEAMLERANLLPYLDVVLSNQDVQKAKPDPEIYLTAFERLGLPPHECLVVEDNANGIAAAQASGAHLMVVGSVFDVTYHNLLAHVRQGERSAA; from the coding sequence ATGCCCATTAGGGGCGTGGTCTTCGACATGGACGGCGTCCTCATCGACGCCAAGGACTGGCATTTCGAGGCGCTGAACCGCGCCCTGAGCCTCTTCGGCTACGCCATCAATCGCTACGACCACCTGGTGACCTTCGACGGCCTGCCGACCCGCAAGAAACTCGAGATGCTCACGCTGGAGCGCGGCCTTCCCCGGGCCCTCCACGGCTTCCTGAACGATCTCAAGCAGGTCTACACCATGGAAATAGTCAACGCCCGCTGCAAGCCGGTGTTCCAGCACGAATACGCCCTCTCGTCCCTCAAGGCAACAGGATTCCGCCTCGCCGTGGCATCCAACGCGGTGCGAAAATCCGTGGAGGCGATGCTCGAGCGCGCGAACCTCCTGCCTTACCTCGATGTGGTCCTGAGCAACCAGGACGTGCAGAAGGCCAAGCCCGATCCGGAGATCTACCTCACGGCCTTCGAGCGACTTGGACTGCCGCCCCACGAGTGCCTGGTCGTGGAGGACAACGCCAACGGCATCGCGGCCGCGCAAGCCAGCGGTGCCCATCTGATGGTCGTGGGCTCGGTCTTCGACGTGACCTACCACAATCTCCTCGCGCACGTCCGGCAGGGCGAGCGGAGCGCGGCATGA
- a CDS encoding glycosyltransferase family 2 protein produces the protein MNLLLLMAGGDDAFREAGYVYPKNLTEIHELPLVQRVIESLRPLIKRGNSLICCIRKEENQQVHTGSVIRLLAPEAHIVEIDGITGGAACTALLAVEYVNTDEPLLVINGDCLLSLDLGRAIADFERRGLDGGIVVFDAVHPRWSYVKLGEADLVVETAEKRPISNLATAGVYWFARGRDFVYAATEMIRKDDQVNGQFYVCPAYNQLILRQARIGIFRVPRQAYHSLANPRGVRQYEDFLRTEVTHADSPTRLHDKRLVRR, from the coding sequence ATGAACCTCCTGCTGCTGATGGCCGGCGGCGACGACGCGTTCAGGGAAGCCGGCTACGTCTACCCTAAGAACCTGACGGAGATTCACGAGTTGCCGCTCGTGCAGCGCGTCATCGAGAGTCTCCGGCCGCTCATCAAGCGAGGCAACTCGCTGATCTGCTGCATCCGCAAGGAGGAGAATCAGCAGGTCCACACGGGTTCGGTCATCAGGCTGCTGGCGCCAGAAGCGCACATTGTCGAGATCGACGGTATCACGGGCGGAGCGGCGTGCACGGCCTTGCTGGCGGTCGAGTACGTCAACACGGACGAGCCGCTCCTGGTGATCAACGGCGACTGCCTGCTCTCGCTGGATCTGGGACGGGCGATCGCCGATTTCGAGCGCCGCGGCCTCGACGGGGGCATCGTGGTCTTCGACGCCGTCCACCCGCGCTGGTCGTACGTCAAGCTGGGCGAGGCCGACCTGGTGGTCGAGACCGCCGAGAAGCGGCCCATCAGCAACCTCGCCACGGCGGGCGTCTACTGGTTCGCTCGCGGCCGGGACTTCGTCTACGCGGCCACCGAGATGATCCGCAAGGACGATCAGGTCAACGGGCAGTTCTACGTGTGTCCGGCCTACAACCAGCTCATCCTGCGGCAGGCCCGCATCGGCATCTTCCGGGTCCCGCGCCAGGCCTACCATTCACTCGCCAATCCCCGGGGGGTCCGGCAGTACGAGGACTTCCTGCGCACCGAGGTAACGCATGCGGACAGCCCGACTCGCCTCCATGACAAGAGGCTGGTTCGTCGGTAA
- a CDS encoding glycosyltransferase family 2 protein, giving the protein MLNVVVPMAGRGSRFADAGYDLPKPLIPVHGVPMTELVIGNIRPPRPHRFIFLCLREHLDRYGLAAHLRRWAPGCEVVPVDRVTAGAACTVLLAEDLIDSADGLMIANCDQWVDVSIDAYLAVIGAADGLIMTMWADDPKWSFVRLGPAGRPCEVVEKRVVSNEATVGIYNFRHGRDFVAGAKRMIARDLRVNGEFYVAPVYNELLAGGANLAIHNIGRDRAGMYGLGTPADLEWFLAADISRKAVARALAA; this is encoded by the coding sequence ATGCTGAACGTCGTCGTTCCCATGGCCGGCCGCGGCAGCCGCTTCGCGGACGCAGGCTACGACCTGCCCAAGCCCCTCATCCCGGTGCATGGCGTTCCGATGACCGAACTGGTGATCGGGAACATCCGGCCGCCCCGGCCTCACCGCTTCATCTTCCTGTGCCTCAGGGAGCACCTGGATCGATACGGCCTGGCGGCACACCTGCGCCGCTGGGCGCCGGGCTGCGAGGTGGTTCCGGTCGATCGAGTCACGGCGGGGGCGGCGTGCACCGTGCTGCTGGCCGAGGACCTCATCGATTCGGCGGACGGCCTGATGATCGCCAACTGCGACCAGTGGGTCGACGTGTCCATCGACGCCTACTTGGCAGTCATCGGAGCGGCTGACGGCCTTATCATGACCATGTGGGCCGACGATCCCAAGTGGTCGTTCGTGCGCCTCGGCCCGGCCGGCCGGCCGTGCGAGGTCGTCGAGAAGCGGGTCGTCTCGAACGAGGCGACCGTGGGCATCTACAACTTCCGCCACGGCCGCGACTTCGTGGCCGGTGCAAAGCGGATGATCGCCAGGGATCTGCGCGTCAACGGCGAGTTCTACGTCGCGCCGGTCTACAACGAACTGCTGGCCGGCGGTGCGAACCTGGCGATCCACAACATCGGCCGCGATCGGGCCGGCATGTACGGGCTGGGAACGCCCGCCGATCTCGAATGGTTCCTGGCGGCCGACATCTCGCGG
- a CDS encoding cupin domain-containing protein: MRTARLASMTRGWFVGNFSPSVLQTGAVEVAVKTYRAGDREEWHHHKIATEITVIVAGAVEMAGTRYEAGDIVVVEPGEETDFHALTDATSVVVKLPGATADKYLREVAC, translated from the coding sequence ATGCGGACAGCCCGACTCGCCTCCATGACAAGAGGCTGGTTCGTCGGTAACTTCTCGCCGTCGGTCCTGCAGACCGGAGCCGTCGAGGTCGCGGTCAAGACCTACCGGGCCGGAGATCGCGAGGAGTGGCACCACCACAAGATCGCCACCGAGATCACCGTCATCGTGGCGGGTGCGGTCGAGATGGCCGGCACGCGCTACGAGGCCGGCGACATCGTCGTAGTCGAACCGGGCGAGGAGACCGATTTCCACGCCCTGACCGACGCCACCAGCGTCGTCGTGAAACTGCCCGGCGCAACCGCCGACAAGTACCTCCGCGAGGTCGCATGCTGA